A stretch of the Panicum virgatum strain AP13 chromosome 9N, P.virgatum_v5, whole genome shotgun sequence genome encodes the following:
- the LOC120690121 gene encoding uncharacterized protein LOC120690121 isoform X2, with protein sequence MAAPFFSTPFQPYVYQSQQGSVTAFQISGGDVQVLQVMLKSQEKLTAKPGTMCYMSGSMQMDNNYLPENDGGVWQWIFGKSVSSTVFFNPGSDDGYVGIAAPFPGRILPVDLANFGGELLCQAVAFLCSVNDVSVTSTVEPRPRNIEIGAEMILKQKLRGQGMAFLVGGGSVMQKILAPREVITVDAACIVAMTTTINFQLKSPNQLRRAVFGGDNQLTASLTGPGVVFIQSLPFHRLSQRIASRSVAGPSLRDNPKFFIQIVMFFFLAYVMIVSSIILTDV encoded by the exons ATGGCTGCACCCTTCTTCTCCACGCCTTTCCAGCCCTACGTCTACCAG AGCCAGCAAGGATCTGTGACGGCGTTCCAGATATCCGGTGGAGATGTGCAGGTCCTGCAG GTGATGTTGAAGTCTCAGGAGAAGTTGACTGCAAAACCAG GTACAATGTGCTACATGTCTGGGAGCATGCAGATGGACAATAATTACTTGCCTGAAAATGATGGAGGCGTATGGCAGTGGATTTTTGGGAAAAGCGTAAGCAGCACTGTTTTCTTCAATCCTGGATCCGATGATGGATATGTCGGCATTGCTGCACCATTTCCTGGAAGGATACTGCCG GTAGATTTAGCAAACTTTGGTGGAGAACTTCTTTGCCAG GCAGTCGCTTTTCTGTGTTCAGTCAATGATGTATCAGTCACTAGTACAGTTGAGCCACGACCGCGGAATATTGAAATCGGTGCAGAG ATGATCCTTAAACAAAAGCTTAGGGGTCAGGGGATGGCTTTTCTTGTTGGCGGTGGATCAG TCATGCAGAAAATCCTTGCTCCTCGAGAGGTTATTACTGTTGATGCTGCTTGTATTGTGGCTATGACAACCACCATTAACTTCCAATTGAAGAGCCCTAACCAACTTAGAAGAGCAGTCTTTGGG GGTGACAACCAACTAACAGCATCTCTCACGGGACCCGGTGTTGTTTTCATTCAGAGCCTGCCCTTCCATCGGCTCTCACAGCGGATTGCTAG TAGATCAGTGGCGGGACCAAGTTTGAGGGACAACCCGAAGTTCTTCATCCAGATTGTCATGTTCTTCTTCCTGGCCTATGTCATGATTGTATCATCCATAATTCTGACAGATGTTTAG
- the LOC120690121 gene encoding uncharacterized protein LOC120690121 isoform X1 has protein sequence MAAPFFSTPFQPYVYQSQQGSVTAFQISGGDVQVLQVMLKSQEKLTAKPGTMCYMSGSMQMDNNYLPENDGGVWQWIFGKSVSSTVFFNPGSDDGYVGIAAPFPGRILPVDLANFGGELLCQAVAFLCSVNDVSVTSTVEPRPRNIEIGAEMILKQKLRGQGMAFLVGGGSVMQKILAPREVITVDAACIVAMTTTINFQLKSPNQLRRAVFGGDNQLTASLTGPGVVFIQSLPFHRLSQRIASSRSVAGPSLRDNPKFFIQIVMFFFLAYVMIVSSIILTDV, from the exons ATGGCTGCACCCTTCTTCTCCACGCCTTTCCAGCCCTACGTCTACCAG AGCCAGCAAGGATCTGTGACGGCGTTCCAGATATCCGGTGGAGATGTGCAGGTCCTGCAG GTGATGTTGAAGTCTCAGGAGAAGTTGACTGCAAAACCAG GTACAATGTGCTACATGTCTGGGAGCATGCAGATGGACAATAATTACTTGCCTGAAAATGATGGAGGCGTATGGCAGTGGATTTTTGGGAAAAGCGTAAGCAGCACTGTTTTCTTCAATCCTGGATCCGATGATGGATATGTCGGCATTGCTGCACCATTTCCTGGAAGGATACTGCCG GTAGATTTAGCAAACTTTGGTGGAGAACTTCTTTGCCAG GCAGTCGCTTTTCTGTGTTCAGTCAATGATGTATCAGTCACTAGTACAGTTGAGCCACGACCGCGGAATATTGAAATCGGTGCAGAG ATGATCCTTAAACAAAAGCTTAGGGGTCAGGGGATGGCTTTTCTTGTTGGCGGTGGATCAG TCATGCAGAAAATCCTTGCTCCTCGAGAGGTTATTACTGTTGATGCTGCTTGTATTGTGGCTATGACAACCACCATTAACTTCCAATTGAAGAGCCCTAACCAACTTAGAAGAGCAGTCTTTGGG GGTGACAACCAACTAACAGCATCTCTCACGGGACCCGGTGTTGTTTTCATTCAGAGCCTGCCCTTCCATCGGCTCTCACAGCGGATTGCTAG CAGTAGATCAGTGGCGGGACCAAGTTTGAGGGACAACCCGAAGTTCTTCATCCAGATTGTCATGTTCTTCTTCCTGGCCTATGTCATGATTGTATCATCCATAATTCTGACAGATGTTTAG
- the LOC120690122 gene encoding uncharacterized protein LOC120690122, producing MSYIKPGHASGRDAVFWSDRMNEYLIDSLLHQQSIGNRGEAKFFSAAYDSIVTGVGERFGVAIDRNNIKNRLKYIKETFYECKSVLGEDTRIKWCPESRRFNADPNVWRELIQRKPEAKKWMTKTIDHYDRLMELFGNKDREKRQVVESPKDTPKKKPRTEPPKERLQRTPLNGQELTTDESLDKMEDRSEMPDEAMTPVELDLSELCRTENGIVAIPVRANSYGKGLPYAPENWPRSGDIWYWRVGNRTSGAGHWADRYLAPPSRFREATRKRLGFASRIQVEEFVKREFPDVDPSTFFSMFIWKIPAGGYRIQKGTKQVTEQVRLHEPEPDVADPAGPCKARNSLCSLEREGFIESSPAQACNICCTVPGFCRECCCILCNRTVDHSFGSYSCIKCEAVVEENYICGHVAHLDCALRCYMAGTVGGSIGLDVQYYCRRCDNKTNLMMHVEKLMETCQSLGSRDEIERVLNMGLCLLRGSRQTRAKSLENRMGSAMAKLKSGVDLVEVWKVDHNEGRATPSAGENSPPTSGVTVLGILQVPEAGALPGHPDLIDPLVDNDFETAVENLPVYITGDHNVMAAKFEDEIDLALQELKKSQEVEHTVAEQRLYSQKDHILSLYRQLESERAQLADPMPLAGTSNYGVMLANVLSRVDQVKREEGKFKSMLKIAGGFAKAPESITKEFFGLAADR from the exons ATGTCCTACATTAAACCCGGCCATGCTTCAGGCCGGGATGCGGTGTTCTGGTCGGATAGAATGAACGAATATCTCATCGATTCGCTGCTTCACCAGCAATCCATTGGGAACAGGGGTGAGGCCAAGTTCTTCTCGGCAGCATATGACAGCATCGTCACTGGTGTTGGTGAAAGGTTTGGGGTGGCAATTGACCGGAACAATATCAAAAACCGCCTCAAGTATATCAAGGAAACGTTTTACGAGTGCAAGAGCGTCCTTGGTGAAGATACTCGGATTAAGTGGTGCCCAGAGAGCAGAAGATTCAATGCCGACCCCAATGTTTGGAGGGAGTTGATCCAG AGAAAACCGGAGGCAAAAAAATGGATGACGAAGACAATTGATCATTATGATAGGTTAATGGAGTTATTTGGCAATAAAGACAGGGAAAAACGTCAGGTTGTCGAGAGTCCAAAAGATACTCCGAAGAAAAAACCGCGAACAGAACCACCAAAGGAGAGACTTCAACGTACTCCATTAAATGGTCAGGAGTTAACCACTGATGAAAGTTTAGATAAAATGGAGGACAGAAGTGAG ATGCCTGATGAGGCAATGACACCTGTGGAACTTGATTTGTCAGAATTGTGCAGAACTGAGAATGGCATTGTTGCCATACCTGTACGTGCCAATTCATATGGTAAAGGTCTACCCTATGCTCCTGAAAATTGGCCACGTTCTGGAGATATATGGTACTGGAGAGTGGGAAACAGGACTTCTGGCGCGGGCCATTGGGCTGACAG GTATCTTGCGCCACCATCGCGTTTCCGTGAAGCTACTCGTAAGAGGTTAGGATTTGCAAGTAGAATACAAGTTGAAGAATTTGTTAAGAGGGAGTTTCCAGATGTTGATCCTAGCACATTCTTTTCTATGTTTATCTGGAAGATCCCTGCTGGAGGATACAGGATCCAAAAAG GCACCAAACAAGTCACTGAACAAGTGAGGCTCCATGAACCTGAACCTGATGTGGCTGATCCAGCTGGCCCATGTAAGGCTAGGAATAGCTTGTGCAGCCTTGAAAGAGAAGGATTTATTGAATCATCACCAGCACAGGCTTGTAATATTTGCTgcacagtgcctggtttctgtcGTGAGTGCTGCTGCATTCTCTGTAACAGGACCGTTGACCATTCTTTTGGAAGTTACAGCTGCATAAAATGTGAGGCAGTTGTGGAAGAGAACTACATATGTGGGCATGTTGCACACCTTGATTGTGCTCTTCGATGTTACATGGCTGGAACTGTTGGAGGAAGTATAGGCTTGGATGTCCAATATTACTGCAGACGTTGTGATAACAAAACTAACTTAATGATGCATGTGGAGAAACTCATGGAAACATGTCAATCTCTCGGGTCAAGGGATGAAATTGAACGTGTGCTGAATATGGGCTTATGCCTCTTGCGAGGCTCAAGACAAACGAGAGCAAAAAGTTTGGAGAACCGTATGGGATCAGCGATGGCTAAG CTGAAATCGGGGGTTGACCTTGTTGAAGTTTGGAAAGTGGATCACAATGAGGGCAGGGCAACTCCCAGTGCAG GCGAAAATTCCCCACCAACCAGTGGTGTGACTGTGCTTGGGATTCTGCAAGTTCCTGAAGCGGGTGCACTTCCAGGGCATCCAGATCTAATAGATCCACTGGTTGATAATGATTTCGAAACGGCTGTTGAAAATCTTCCAGTGTACATTACTGGGGATCACAATGTCATGGCTGCCAAATTTGAGGATGAGATAGATCTTGCCCTTCAAGAACTGAAAAAATCTCAGGAAGTGGAACATACTGTGGCAGAACAGAGGCTTTATTCTCAAAAAGATCACATCCTTAGCCTTTATAGGCAGCTTGAGTCTGAAAGAGCTCAGCTTGCTGATCCCATGCCCTTAGCTGGCACTTCAAATTATGGTGTGATGCTTGCCAATGTATTAAGCCGCGTGGACCAAGTAAAGCGTGAGGAGGGGAAGTTTAAATCCATGCTGAAAATTGCTGGTGGATTTGCGAAAGCACCAGAAAGCATCACAAAGGAGTTCTTTGGGTTGGCTGCTGATAGGTAG
- the LOC120690124 gene encoding uncharacterized protein LOC120690124 isoform X1 codes for MLIILCNAPNVLPGCRAQLSFPLPSPVLILALEASRTGQLTSVLKSPTPLPLPLPLARVPRHGRRGHEPSSPPTLRTTCGHEQSHHHRRPNLELSQCLGHFFSLLFPFIFFLTVGGFRFTLSGFPASTSTRHRLCSLWRLPVAPSLRLSFGD; via the exons ATGCTGATCATTCTGTGTAACGCCCCAAATGTTTTACCTGGTTGTAGGGCCCAGCTGTCATTTCCTCTTCCTTCCCCTGTGCTTATCCTCGCTCTCGAAGCCTCCCGAACCGGCCAGCTCACTTCCGTGCTCAAGTCGCCcacgcctctccctctccctctccctctcgcgcgcgtgccccgccatggccgccgcggccacgagccgagctcgccgccgacgcttAGAACCACCTGCGGCCATGAGCagagccaccaccaccgccggcctaATCTCGAGCTGAGCCAGTGCTTAGGtcatttcttctctcttttgttccctttcatcttcttcctcaccgTTGGTGGATTTCGATTCACCCTCTCCG GCTTCCCGGCGAGCACCTCCACCCGTCATCGTCTCTGCTCGCTGTGGCGCCTCCCTGTTGCGCCGTCCCTTCGTCTGAGCTTTGG
- the LOC120690124 gene encoding uncharacterized protein LOC120690124 isoform X2, whose protein sequence is MLIILCNAPNVLPGCRAQLSFPLPSPVLILALEASRTGQLTSVLKSPTPLPLPLPLARVPRHGRRGHEPSSPPTLRTTCGHEQSHHHRRPNLELSQCLGFPASTSTRHRLCSLWRLPVAPSLRLSFGD, encoded by the exons ATGCTGATCATTCTGTGTAACGCCCCAAATGTTTTACCTGGTTGTAGGGCCCAGCTGTCATTTCCTCTTCCTTCCCCTGTGCTTATCCTCGCTCTCGAAGCCTCCCGAACCGGCCAGCTCACTTCCGTGCTCAAGTCGCCcacgcctctccctctccctctccctctcgcgcgcgtgccccgccatggccgccgcggccacgagccgagctcgccgccgacgcttAGAACCACCTGCGGCCATGAGCagagccaccaccaccgccggcctaATCTCGAGCTGAGCCAGTGCTTAG GCTTCCCGGCGAGCACCTCCACCCGTCATCGTCTCTGCTCGCTGTGGCGCCTCCCTGTTGCGCCGTCCCTTCGTCTGAGCTTTGG